tgtctcaaagggctgcaatagCTGCAaggctggggcggtatagctcggttggtagagtggccgtgccagcaacttgagggttccaggttcgatccccgcttccgccatcctagtcactgccgttgtgtctttgggaaagacactttacccacctgctcccagtgccacccacactggtttaaatgcaacttagatattgggtttcactatgtaaagcgctttgagtcactagagaaaaagcgctatataaatataattcacttcacttattgaggccacactagaaaaagtatatctcgatatatttttacttatacTCGATATATTTTCAgctgaaagtatacatataaagatattcattttggagcgagattcactgaaattgaactgaatgacaactgttctgtgaacagtcagtggcactttattaacccagttagtcaagatgggtagtaacagcacagaaaagaaactgtttaagtagcacagaattacataaaataaataaaatagaaaaacattcttcctacgtaaaataaataacatagctgtgcaaatagtacaaaatgtatcaaacggCAAGTAAGTGctccaagtaagtgacttgatttaattgtgcggctatgatattcctcacttcggcatacatttttggcagcatttctcggcaactcgagaacagttttgagttgggcttacatggtaagcatctcaaatgaatgttttatccagacgcatacatttgtccaaatgtggccaagtagacgcattgttgGTTTCCTGGACGACGTTTacgttgctaaaaaaaaaaatcaaaagaaatgaatccctctgccatcttccactagtttttttaatatataaatcgtcCGCTTGAATATTCCTTCTTCTCTGATCcgactctcgtcgtcatttgggatgtctgttgtgatttcccctcctggttcgatgacctgccctatcttgcctctgattggcctgtccctaatgttttgcgctaatctcaaccaatcgtgagtcatcatagtaaacaaccaagcAAGCACGTCTTgagaggaggaaggggaggggtttagtagcccatggactGTTGAGAGGAGTGGGAAGCGGGGGAgaatcaaggaacacaacaaataagcggcgttttgtaatttaacgtgaaataaattatatcgatattacaatattttcttgaTTCATATCTTATTTAAAaacatatcgatatatcttacaaactcgattaatcgcccagccctattgctACCgcatggttattatacaggttacggaatgtaaatgaaggattgttggcagtttttagatgcattttcaaagtgatttagaaCCAGAATGGAtacctcccattagctgcattgctaacgACCTAGAACAAGCCGATTATTATAGGTTacaatgcaaaaaacaaaaaggattgtgaacgataaggatttttatttttatttttttttaagtgcagttcccttttaaatcacaaatgctaatcagtagcaatgtatattagcatcaagctagcatatttttgggaaaagtggAACCTTACTTTACAATATACTTTAAAATATGTTGGAACGTTTTTTTTAGttcatttctttgttggcattgaaaattgccacATTACTTAGAGgtcgtttggctgagtccgctcgcAATCGCCAAGTGCCAAAGTGCAAAGAGTCGGCAACTGGCTGTGGCGTCACGTGCACCCCAAGTATCGTAACATGGCACTGTAGAATTTTATGTGAATCGGTGCACGGTAGGACAGGTGGGATTCTGTGGGTGTCAAAAAAGTACAGGATTCGGTACCTGACCACAACCACTTTATATGAAAACTACGCCTTCATCTAGGTAATAACGACTCTCTACCCTCTCTCGACGCACAGACTGGTATTGGGCAAATACACTAGGTGGTTAGCGCATGAATTCTAACTAGATGCTTAATAATTTGTAATGTTTCACAGCAagcagggtctctgcaggtttcaacaagtcaaatttaagactttttaaagacaataattaataatttttgaCCCTTTGACATTCATACGGACAAAAAAGGTACAAAGAAAATCCAAGTGCCAGGATGAATTTTAAGTATATCAAttcattcactgctctttcacattggaaaacaacATGGTTAAATGTAACTACTTACACCAGAAGCTAGGGCTGGACAATCGAATATTGATTTCAATTATGACTTCTTGCTATCATGAATAATCGGAAAAATTATTAATGGACTGCGCAACGTGCATTCAAATTCCAGAGCTTGTAACAGTGGAACGGATGAGGagcaaatgagtaaaaaaaaaaaaaaaaaagtttactagAAGTTTGAGATCTTACGTACAGGGTTGCTACATGCCTAATCAATAATTACTGaactcaacaaaaaaataagGCATGGGATTTCCGCGTTGACGTAATAGTCACAGAATTGGCCAATATAAAGAAATCCGCTGTTAAACGCAGAATATCACAGAAATTGATATTAATGTAAGTGAAATGTTGGCATTGTGAATGTCGAGGTAGTCACTtaaaacagcgactaaactacgaagctaaatctggaaagaacaatccatacacccacaacacatcttatCTGCTTGCGTTGTTGTGAATTACATCATTGATGTACGATCAACTTACAAACACGACAGCACATTGAGACGCTCTCACGCTTTTTTTAACAGCCTTAAGTCGCATATAgcactgcaactaacgattagagattttgcatttaattaacaaacaatTTATAAAATTTGATTTGACATAAATAGCACACACTTTTTGGTGGTAAATTAAGTGCAAAaggtaaaaaatttaaataaaaataaaatgcaaaaattttattttattgtacttATTTTTATATTGCTGGTGTTTATTACGGTAtggtaaatgtattgttattaccattattttacttgttgtggtgtTTTTGCTACTAATTTATATCAGTTTTTTAAAacctatatttaaagttgagttctggtggtacaataaataattGTGATTTCAAATAAATGAATAACTGTGTAGTTAATCcagattacaatatcaatcaaaataattgtgattattatttttgccataatcataCAGCCCTACCAGAAGCCTCTTTATTGTAAACAGACTGTAAACACTTAACAGATAACTTTTATAGCGTTTAATGTCAGTTTCTGTATAAGTTTAGAGAAAATATCAAGCGTGAGAAACTGACCTAAAATTATTGGAACAAATAATAGAAATACTAAAAgagaattatattttttttatagttttactgCTGGGAGTACACTTCTACCAGAGAAATTAGCATGTGCTTACTCTATGTAATAGATTTCACTAGTAAACATCTCATATTTATTTCCTTCGGCAATTGACATCACTTTACCCATGCACATAATCCTTTAGGGAGGTTAAATTTACCTTTGTATAGTTGTGCAAGTGTTATCCCGAAATGTATGACTTTTACAATATTATTCCATTCACTTTCTCCACAATTTTTACAAACGCGTCCCTCCTCGATGGCTCCATATATTAGGGTCCTAAACCAAATTGTGACATCTGTTGAAACTCTTTATACGTTCCATCCACTGGCTTCAACCATGCATGATCGTTCTGGAGCCATATATCGTTGAACTTGCAAGTAATTaggctttgctgtgggctttcgtTAAGTTTTCTCTGCTGTTATGCTTAGCTGTAACAACACACCGCTGCGCACACACAGCACACTAGCTGGTGGTGCTCGATAAATTCCAACCTGGCAGCCTGTTTAGTTcagttttgtagttatgttatggtgtcctcaaaaatcgaaacatttaaaagcaagactgaagttaatgcatgttttaaataaaagtaacattTCAAGACCTTTCAAAATCATATTTTAGACCTTTAATAAGATTTAAGCAGAAgtttagacattttaaggccttcaattcaaattgttggatttaagactttttaagaccccacGGATGCAAGATGCAACAAAtaagaattacaaaaaaaaaccatgTCTCATCTTGCCTTGTCTGCTGTCTGCTGCCCCCCTGCTGCGTTGTTCTCCTGCTCCTCTGCTTTGGACTCGGCCTGCGAGGGGGGAGCAGCTGCCTTGGGTGCAGCAGCCACATCGTTGGCCTTGCCCTCAGTCTTGCCGTCGCCCGCGTTGGAAGCACCCTCTGTATCGGCGTCCTTCGGCCTCTTTGGTGACACCTGGCACAGAGGGCCGACGGCGCAGTTGTCAAGGAGAGACTTGTGTGCGACAGAGTGCCCTCAAGGGAAGAAAAATGCTCACCTCTGCCGACTCATTCGCTTTGCGTTTATTTCCTCCCCTGTCGTTTTTCTCGTCGATAACCAGGGCGCCCTCGTCCTCGTCACTGCTGCCATCAGCGTCGCCTTTCTCTGAACCGGCTGCTTCTTCAGATGCATCGTCTTTCTTGGACgactaaaaaaaaagacatttggtTGAGTCAGTTGCCACTGGACACAACATGAGAGCCAATACAAAAGAGGAAGGACCTCTATAATCAAAAATAGACCCTTGACCTGCAAACAGCTAAAAAATCCTGCCCTGTCCCTATACcctttgtaaaaaaaagaaaagcaggcttcgctacatatctttaaaaaaaaagcatgtcgttCTGCCAACTATCAGTCAGTCAACAACTGATGTGAGATCTGTAAGTTTGCTCACTTTGTTTTCCTACAGCaaataggctaacctagcataATGTTGCTGGTAAAGTGTGgttgtaatgttagcactgtagctcacataactatgctagtgttgctaaggtTTTTTCTCATCTctcccactccttaatgttacaTAGTTGTTTGTAATATATGAAATCTATTACATTGGGCAAGTGCAGCGTTCCGGCATATAcataatctcagggcattcaatcgatcgcaactggattgTTTGGTTCGTCTTAAAAGACATTtcgcctctcatctgagtaggcctcatcagttcatgctcagacTTAGTTGGTCAAATCTAGGACAGAATCAGGATCATTCGAATAGGAAACAAAAGtgggttgaaaagaaaagatgagcgcAGCGAAGAACTACggtctgtttgaaaaaaaaaaaaaaaattctgctgtACTGTCTCGGTCAGCGTTTctaaacctttttgacctcgggtccCAACTGTTCCACTACAAAAGGGGCACAGGGCCGacgcaaatattaacactgaagtaGTAATCTTACTCTGTATCTTAATCACATTCAATAAATAAATCTACCTTAGTTacagtttataaataataaatgataaataacatGCTAAACctttttagtattttatttatgAAATGAAAcgatgtgttaatcacaaatattattatcaaggcttaggtcagactcattacaaaaataaatacttatcaaatatactgcaaaagataaGAAAAACAAATTTGCAGCACTAAAATACAtacctaaattaataataatagtaaatgttTCTTGAATAAACATTCAGTGCAAAATCAAAATAtaactttaccactttagtcataatttttttgcCCTGAATAAACTTTTGACTATAGTTCCAGACTTCTCCtgttttgtttgagattgtcattac
This Entelurus aequoreus isolate RoL-2023_Sb linkage group LG05, RoL_Eaeq_v1.1, whole genome shotgun sequence DNA region includes the following protein-coding sequences:
- the LOC133650406 gene encoding hepatoma-derived growth factor-like; amino-acid sequence: MPRSNRQREYKPGDLVFAKMKGYPHWPARIDEFPERAVKSPSNKYQVFFFGTHETASLGAKDLFPYDECKEKFGKANKRKGFAEGLWEIENNPTVTHEGYKSSKKDDASEEAAGSEKGDADGSSDEDEGALVIDEKNDRGGNKRKANESAEVSPKRPKDADTEGASNAGDGKTEGKANDVAAAPKAAAPPSQAESKAEEQENNAAGGQQTADKAVTESA